The Euphorbia lathyris chromosome 4, ddEupLath1.1, whole genome shotgun sequence genomic interval AACAGAAAAATTGCAGCTTTTAGAAGCTGAAACTGCAATCAAGTGAATACTTCAAGACAAATGTTCAGACCgtaatttttgaataaattaaGTCTTGTTCAGATAAGAACCTCAACAATGGCACACCCAAACACAACAAATAAACACAGAAACAATACATGTTACACAGCCCAAGAAGAATCCCTCCTAGCATAAATACTAAGAGACCCAAAATACCCAAATGAATCATCTCAAAACTACCTTTTTCCCTTTCATACAACATTTACATATACTGCTCACCCCATACTCAAAATCCGTAATATGACTGATTTATTCCTTTATTGCCCTTATTTCTCATATAGCATTATCTAACACATTCTCTATCATTACTCTGCCCTTCAAAACAGTTCCTCAAGACTGAAGTTAAATGATAGACTGTTGCACTTCCATTCAGCTTTCCAAAAGGCACCTTCCAGTTCCTTCGTCATCCATGGAATCAACCAGTGAAGAATCTGAAACTTACAAATTATAATAGTTCCATTTGATTGGTTCAGCCTCCTTGCTTCCCAAACCCTTACTTTCACTGTCTCATTGTTATCAAATTCAATCATGAGGCTCTTAGAAATCATATGATGTACTTCACTCTGAACCTTTGGTAAAATTCCATAGTTCCAAATACACATCATGCAATACAGTCCTCTGATGATTCGCCCATAAACAAAATCAAACTATATTCTCGAACTTATATTATACACCTCTTGTTGATAGCCAACCGTAGAATACAAGATTAACTATATTCTTCGATCTTATACTATAGACCTCTTGTCGATAGCGTCTAGTGCTCCACCATGTGAACAATCCTATCCTTCCCACGTTGCAACTTCTGCTATAATGaatcaattgaatatcaaatagaAAATATATCAATTGAGGAAGTATGGAATTCCAGTTGAAAACCCTCGCATTCTCTGCCCGTTCTTGTATCAAATTCTTAGAAAAATGTGAAACCTCCCATTTGGAATTTGCAATCATACTTTTGTCTGCTTCCACcagatttttaataaaaaagacCCGAAACCTTTTAAATCTGTCTCAACCTTTACATGGATAGTCATACCAATCCCTCCTTCCTCCTTGATGCCATCATCCACAGCTAAGAGTATCAAGTTAGTAAGAGGTTTAGATCGTAGATTTCTCATTCTACTAGTGGATTTAATTTCTTGGTCCATATCCACATACAATGAAATCCATGTGTTGTTATAAAATGATAGCAGGTGGAAATCCACACGAGTCCATgtgtttttataaaataatccatgcaaataACCATGTCCCTTAATTTGTGAAATGAAAATCTGCCTCGGTGAAGAACCATCAACATCATATTTCCTTTGCTTTCCCCAACCTCTGGATCACCGACCATGATTTCCTCTCCCTCTTCACTAATGCAACTTTTATTGGGGATAAAAATTGTGTTACTCTCTTTGGGTAGAATGTTCATCAACATCGAAAGTAATTGCAGTGAGAACTCCATTGCCATAATCAAATAGGTTTGCAACATAGTCCCCTACCCTATGGGCGGGTCTTGGATTTTGACCCATGTCCCAATAAATTGGTTCGTTGAGAGAAaattccaaatcaaaatcataccAATCAGTACCTCCGAGTTTTAGAAATTCGATAAGCATTCCAATCTCTCTTGAAAGCGATCAAGCATGAGAAGCAGGATCCATCCACAGCTTTGAGCCCTTTCCcttaacttttttaaaattggaTTGTCCATTGATGACTCTACCAAAACTCTCTCGGCTTTGACAAGCCTTcaccaaaaaaatatttatcatttttttcttgATACCTGCTATTATTGGATTAAATACAGATTGGGCCTTGCTGCTTTTATTTTGGCTGATCCCCATTTGTTATCCATTCACGAAAGTTGTTTATGGAGAAGATTGGTACCTTGACCGTCTTGGCATCTGATAGATGCTTATCATTCAAATTAATGCTTTTTCCAAATCTGACCCCTGCTGCAAAGAGATTCCCGTGAATCCTTAGCAGAAAAATTAGGTGACTCTAACATCATCATTGTCAATTGGTGTTCATCCTGTTTGGTTTGATCGGTCCTCTGAAACACTCCTCTCCTGAAATCTTTCACCCGATAACTTGGCCTGATTTATTTCCCCTGAGGATTTATCAACATTCTCTACCTCATGCACCTGACATATTTCAAACCCCGTCTCCAGTTGATGACTCATCCCTGTCGATTCCTGCTTCTCCTGAAATCCTTGGTCTAGATGGCTAAAAAAAAGAAGGGAGAGACTTATCTGCTACCAATTATTTCTTTCCCTCCTGCTGATATATCCAGCTCAACATAAACAGTCTAAACTCTTTCTCAGCCTCACTCCTTTTTTGCATCATGTAATTGATCTCATTTTCAACTCATTGAGGCTCTGCTCATGAGCATGGAGTCTCTTCTCAGTATCACAGTGTCTTTGTTCAATAAATTGCATGATTCTATCGGTTTTTAGATCCAGCAGGTTGGACCAATGATAAGAACCCCAACAATGGCGCAGCACCCCAAACACAACAAGCAGACAGAAAACAGTGGAAAATATAGAATAGTAGACTTATATTGATGAACTAGAAAGTAATGGAAAACATAAATCTATATTGAAGCACAGCTCAGGGGAAAATTAAATTCTCGTAGCAGAAATACTAAGAGATCCGAATGAATAATCTCAACACTACCTTATCCTTTCAAACATACAACAACTATATATACTACTCACCTGAGAATCACACTAAACCCTTGATATGACTGACTAAAACTAGGTCAGCCACATGTGCCTTTTATTCCTTTATTGCCCCTAATTCTCATATGGTATTATCTGTCCCATTCATCATACAATGTCAGTTTAATAATGCACACGTAACAAACTAATGGTACCTTTTCCTGGTATACTTTTTAGTTGTTTGTACAAGGAACTTGTTAGGTATTTCCAGCAAACAACATATGTCAATAACAGTAACTCATGATTATATATTTCTATCTAAATCTTCTACTACACACTACAAAAATTCAAGCTCCTTAATCTAACCAGTCTAGAAGGAAGAGCTGAAGGAAAGGGCCAAATATAAACAATTCCCAGCAAAACTTCCCTTACAACTCCTGCATGGTATTATGACTGCAAGTAGTCCTCAAATTGATTTGACATCTAGATCCAAACGCCATCTGTTACATACATCAACAATAAGAGGCGTAACAGATGGCACAATTGGTTTTAATACTTGACATCACCAACTTGAGACTCCCATAACTCCAAGTCCTAGTAATAAACCCCAAGTTCCATTCCAATTTTCACACTTGTGGGCACAGTCCCTCGCATCAGTATAGCACTTATATCacgagaacaaaataactaacGAACTAACATATCATACTATAGTGACAATATATGTATCACAGAACCTGAAACAGACCTGGACACAATATTTCTAACAATTGCAATTGAAAGTGTGGGGAGAGCTTGGTAATAATAAAGCATAGGGTTATATTTAtagatattaaaattataaGGATGTAGTAGcacacttttatttttatacaaggATATGTGCAAATAAATATACTCATCTATATCCAATTCTGATAAGTATGTTTTGAATACCTTTTGGCacaaaaagggcggcccggtgcactacgcgtccccgcaaAGCgaggggaggggtcccaccacaagggtgtactgggggcaagccttcccttgccaatttttttggcaagaggccgctcctaagactcgaacccgtgaccttcggtcacacgacaacaaacttaaaataaataatacttCTATATAACAATCTAACCATCAAGcataaaagaacaaaaataaaatcacaataaTAATCTTCAAAAGTTTACAATTTAATTTACATAGaaggaagaaaagaaaggttttttttattgcaAAAGTCTCTGAAAAACTAGAACGATCTACAAGAAATTAGAGATTTTCAGCAACATGACCGAAGCACAATGAACTAGCCTAGTGGTTAATACAACAGTCTACTTATAGAAAAGCATTTGATTTGAAGAAAATAGTTTCTCAATTACTTTAAATTGCAGAAATATGAATGGAACTCTTCTTAAGAAGTTTCTGAGTTTAATTTTCCGAAACTcgaaaactccaaaaatcagAATGATAGTACTTAACAAGTTGCGACAGAATCTAATTATCGTACTAAATAAGTAGCACCAAAATCTAATTTCCTTACTTAATAGGTAACAGCAGAATCAAACCATTTAGCCATACCTCAATAAACTACAATTGAACTATTCACCCATTGTTCATAGAACTATCTGACAAACCAAAATGTAAGCAATCAATCAATTCATTTAATTCCTTCCATGGAAACTACAGCTACGTATTTAACTAGTTCATTAGATaattgaaagaaaaacaaataaaagaaggaCACTTCAATAAGGAGACATATCCATACAAGCAACAAGAATAGAAACTATGAATGTGATTACAAACTACAAACAGAACACTTGCAATATGAGTCCAGTACCTTGAGAATCCGAGACATAAATGAGGTACCATCAAGGGACAGTGCATTGTCTGCTGCTTCTTTCCGCATAAACTCTACATAAGCTGACCTGCATAaccatatttaaattttttgacaAACGACTGAAATACAGACATAATGACAAGTGAGCAAGTTACCCCTTTGGTTGCCCTGTAGCAGCATCAGTCATTATAATCACTTTGAGAACTTCACCGAACTTGTTAAAATGCCGAGAAAGACTATCCTTAGTAGCAGCAAAGTGAACCTGCAAAATTTGGAAATGAACACGATATTGAAAAAAGCAGAACAAAACACCTAAAATACAATTTAATGAATGTAGGTAATTACATTGCTAACAAAGATGGTTCGAGAATCAGCATCCTCCAATGGACGACCAGTGGCGTATGTACCTGCAAAATTTCAAAACAACCCATCTAAATTTTAAAGACATCAAAAGTCTGTGTAGAGAATTATGCAGAAGAGAATTCAGAACTTCATCGCCCCATTAGGGAGGTTGAAAAGAACACACAAGAACCAAGccaaaaaaatgtcaaaaacaAGAGGCTGTCCTATTTAGCAGTGCCAGCTTTTTTTCGTAATTATAAAGTAACACCAAAAACTTATAACACACCAGGCAGTGTTTGCTGTGTCTTCAGAGATTCTTTCAGCACATCAGCACCTGGAGTTGCCTGTTCAACATCCAAAAAAGTCACACCAGTTCCCAATACAAAGAATGAAGAGCAGTTATAAAATGATAAGCAGCTTATAATCAACAAGACTTACATTTCCATTACCAACTGGTACAGGGTTGCTGTTTTCCTTCATCAACCGAATTCCAGATTTCCCATCATCTGGCTCATTCTCCTGAACAGAATCAATTTCCAGAGCGTCTCTAGATTCCTGATAATGAGTTGATTTCCAGATACTGGAATTTATGGAAATGTTTCCTGATGTTTTTGTAGCTGAAAAGCGTTGACTGTGATCTTTATTTCTAGGTGTCTGCATTGTATCACTCTTAGCTAAATTGTACTGTACCATGAGTGAATCCTGCCCCCTATTTCCAGATGTGCTGGTTTCAGAGATATCCACAACTCTGTGGCCCATAACATGATCATCACCATAAACTTCATAGTCAGGCACTAAATCACCAACTAACCCACTCTCACTCTCTGTGATACCAATATTTTCTCCATCGTAATCATGTTCTTGCAAATAAATTGAATTAGTCCTTCCAGGACTGTGGTCAAATTCTTCATATTGCTCATTTTCAACAGTAGCATCTCCAATGTCACTGATTTGCTCAGCAGTACCTGACATTTCTATGTCACGACCAAGTCGGTCAAACACACTTCTTGCAGATTTAAGTTTTACATCTTCCGCAGCTTCTTGCACAGCTTTAATTACAGTAGCCATGGGATTTGGAACTCTCGCAATTGATTGAATCCTCCTAGGATGATCAAATAATGATGAATCTGCAGCGGATGTAGACACAACAGATCGAAGCCGCTTCATTGAAGGCTCCTTTGCCAAAGTTGAGGGCCTCAAAGTTCCCACAGCATCTCGGACTGCAAATTGAAGTAGTCGTCGAGGAGCATTAATTGTTGCTTGAGAAACTTCCTCCCTCTGCCAAAGAAGTTATCTTAGCAATTAAAAAGTAAGGAAATCAATAAACAAGGTGAAAATCCTATTAAGAAAGACAcaagaacaacatcaaacctCAAAAAATAAAGACAATCATGGGTCATGGTGCATTTCTCCAGAATTGACACACAAAATGATATCATTTGGAAAGTAACACAAATACAAGATCAACAAAGATATTTAAGATCTCTCATAAGTGCTTAGATGAAACACAGATACCATCAAGATATTTAAAATCTCTCAATCTACCACATGCTTGCTATCAATTCTTTGAATTCAACAGGAACCACAAACAGCCTATCACAAATCTTAccaatgttatatatatataaaaaagcaacaaaaacataaataagcATCACATTTGACATACACACTTTCGCCAAAGCAACCAAGGACTATGTTCCACAGCTTCTGCTTGTCCTGGCTTACACCAAGTTGTTAAAATTATGCAAATATCCATCAAACTATATAAGATACTAAATACTGTTCCAAACAAAAAAAGCGAGAAGCTCCGTTATGGTACAAACAATCAAGCTTAGTATTATTTTACAAGCCTTAATTTCACATGATTAGTATCTTGATACATAAGGCCAGCAGGCAAAGCTCTGTAGCACCAAGCTGCAGTATGCTTCACATTATGGTGGCCAACAAATCATTAAAATGTTGATATATCACAGCACAGTGGTGCCTAAGAGAGAATTGCTGACTAGAGACATCTATTAGCAACTCCATCTCCCATCAAATATCATTTATCCTATAGtgctaataaaaaattataatctcTAGTGATTGTGAAATAATGAGAAAAGGGAATCCAAATCAATTTAGGATAATCCTATAGTTCTTTCAGTGTTCCTAATTTTATTGATTATCCAATTTAGTTGAGTATTCCAACTTCCCTTTTATATTTATGAATCCTATATAGTAAAGTGTTCTACTTAGCTAATTAGAAATAGTTTAGTAACTGCATTACGATTTATCTTATCTGTAAACAAAGGCCTAACTCATCCCAATATATAAGGAGTCATATAGCTCCCTAATTAAGCAATGTGGGATATTTCATATCTAACATTCATAAATTGGAAACAGAGTAGACTCAACAATTTCCTTATTTGTACTTCTATCCACAATTTCAGTCCAAAGGTTTTTCCAAAACCTATTATTTTTCCAACCCCAACCTCCCTATTTTTGCCTAATTGTGGGGCTCTAATTGACAGAATCCCTTGCACTGA includes:
- the LOC136225544 gene encoding nucleolin 2 isoform X1: MGSVDRVEDRTFKVNFTGDGAAKLREKVNDKLKEFMGDYTDDTLVEYVIVLLRNGRRMEEARNELNVFLGDDSDSFVAWLWDHLASNLNLYVQSQDSSGVIKTKSSVGDQAGRNEYDPVETESGKGKSENLPRSRSKREWKGLMRDATEPPPLRSSVVDTVLTEEKSHLKASSGRSSSPDPPKQKKRNRQDERQFLKREEVSQATINAPRRLLQFAVRDAVGTLRPSTLAKEPSMKRLRSVVSTSAADSSLFDHPRRIQSIARVPNPMATVIKAVQEAAEDVKLKSARSVFDRLGRDIEMSGTAEQISDIGDATVENEQYEEFDHSPGRTNSIYLQEHDYDGENIGITESESGLVGDLVPDYEVYGDDHVMGHRVVDISETSTSGNRGQDSLMVQYNLAKSDTMQTPRNKDHSQRFSATKTSGNISINSSIWKSTHYQESRDALEIDSVQENEPDDGKSGIRLMKENSNPVPVGNGNATPGADVLKESLKTQQTLPGTYATGRPLEDADSRTIFVSNVHFAATKDSLSRHFNKFGEVLKVIIMTDAATGQPKGSAYVEFMRKEAADNALSLDGTSFMSRILKVVKRSAAHQELTAMTWPRVSRGSSYITGRFNRVPFPRGMPGSFRARLPMKPGARSFQWKRDAQTTTAESGAPVSGSLVSPSARSLTYVRTEPKPDGSSSAT
- the LOC136225544 gene encoding uncharacterized protein isoform X2, with translation MGSVDRVEDRTFKVNFTGDGAAKLREKVNDKLKEFMGDYTDDTLVEYVIVLLRNGRRMEEARNELNVFLGDDSDSFVAWLWDHLASNLNLYVQSQDSSGVIKTKSSVGDQAGRNEYDPVETESGKGKSENLPRSRSKREWKGLMRDATEPPPLRSSVVDTVLTEEKSHLKASSGRSSSPDPPKQKKRNRQDERQFLKREEVSQATINAPRRLLQFAVRDAVGTLRPSTLAKEPSMKRLRSVVSTSAADSSLFDHPRRIQSIARVPNPMATVIKAVQEAAEDVKLKSARSVFDRLGRDIEMSGTAEQISDIGDATVENEQYEEFDHSPGRTNSIYLQEHDYDGENIGITESESGLVGDLVPDYEVYGDDHVMGHRVVDISETSTSGNRGQDSLMVQYNLAKSDTMQTPRNKDHSQRFSATKTSGNISINSSIWKSTHYQESRDALEIDSVQENEPDDGKSGIRLMKENSNPVPVGNGNATPGADVLKESLKTQQTLPGTYATGRPLEDADSRTIFVSNVHFAATKDSLSRHFNKFGEVLKVIIMTDAATGQPKGLCRVYAERSSRQCTVP